A single window of Granulicella cerasi DNA harbors:
- a CDS encoding M20/M25/M40 family metallo-hydrolase, which produces MVCLDSKFRGRRAVAALALAAMCAPVLAVAQKAEKGTEPGGYYAAQPAVENIDLNMYARIRAEGMQHGKVMQFAYALMDGIGPRLTGSPNLAKANAWTRDTMTGIGLSNAHLEDWGEFGMGWQQLNTWAQMTSPDPEPLWMQALPWSPSTNGTVDGDIFYLPLTADTNLDKFKGKLKGKIVLLGAMRTTPDLTEPLFHRYTDDELKAMTEFKASDSGPRLINGQTFEQYMAERMKAAELRKNALKMMAEEGVLAIITPSRDGGKGGGTGVIFDDNGNMLSRDGYKVEGKVTIPCAVMMIEHYNRLARMYEHHVAVHVAVNIETRFTGDHEHGFNTVAEIPGTDPRLKDQVVMVGGHLDSWISGTGATDNGAGSVVAMEAMRILKSLGVAPKRTIRIGLWTGEEQGIFGSAGYVKQHFGEFAKAATPDAAGTPSFMRRNFGPLQTTKEWEKLDAYYNVDNGTGMLRGIYTQGNFAIAPIFAQWIAPLKDMGVTTVTTRNTGGTDHLSFDAVGLPGFQFIQDPMDYETRTHHSDMDTVDRLHAADLEQMAIVEAIFLWNTSQREAMMPRKPFPHPEDDTKLGAPLKGIYPNAVEESK; this is translated from the coding sequence ATGGTTTGTTTGGATTCGAAGTTCCGTGGACGTCGTGCGGTGGCCGCACTGGCGCTGGCCGCGATGTGCGCTCCCGTACTCGCGGTCGCGCAAAAGGCAGAGAAGGGTACCGAGCCCGGTGGCTACTACGCCGCGCAGCCTGCGGTCGAGAACATCGACCTCAACATGTATGCGCGCATCCGCGCAGAAGGCATGCAGCACGGCAAGGTGATGCAGTTTGCCTACGCGCTGATGGACGGCATCGGCCCGCGTCTCACCGGTTCGCCGAACCTCGCGAAAGCTAACGCCTGGACGCGGGACACGATGACCGGAATCGGCCTGAGCAACGCGCATCTCGAGGACTGGGGCGAGTTCGGCATGGGCTGGCAGCAGCTCAACACCTGGGCGCAGATGACCTCGCCTGATCCTGAGCCGCTGTGGATGCAGGCACTGCCGTGGTCGCCTTCCACCAACGGCACCGTCGATGGCGACATCTTTTACCTGCCGCTCACCGCGGACACGAACCTCGACAAGTTCAAAGGCAAGCTGAAGGGCAAGATCGTTCTGCTCGGCGCGATGCGCACGACGCCCGACCTTACCGAGCCGCTCTTTCACCGCTACACCGATGATGAGTTGAAGGCGATGACCGAGTTCAAGGCTAGCGATAGCGGTCCGCGCCTGATCAATGGTCAGACCTTTGAGCAGTACATGGCCGAGCGCATGAAGGCCGCAGAGCTTCGCAAGAATGCGCTGAAGATGATGGCCGAAGAAGGTGTGCTCGCGATCATCACGCCCAGCCGCGATGGCGGCAAGGGCGGCGGCACCGGCGTCATCTTCGACGACAACGGCAACATGCTTTCGCGCGATGGCTACAAGGTGGAAGGCAAGGTCACCATCCCCTGCGCTGTGATGATGATCGAGCACTACAATCGCCTCGCACGCATGTATGAGCACCACGTTGCCGTGCACGTAGCGGTGAACATCGAGACGCGCTTCACCGGCGATCACGAGCATGGCTTCAACACCGTCGCCGAGATCCCCGGCACGGACCCCAGGCTGAAGGACCAGGTCGTAATGGTCGGTGGCCATCTCGATAGCTGGATATCCGGCACGGGCGCGACCGACAACGGTGCAGGCTCCGTCGTCGCAATGGAAGCGATGCGCATCCTGAAGTCTCTCGGCGTTGCGCCGAAGCGTACGATCCGCATCGGTCTTTGGACCGGCGAGGAGCAAGGCATCTTCGGCTCGGCTGGCTACGTGAAGCAGCACTTCGGTGAGTTCGCCAAGGCCGCTACACCCGACGCTGCAGGCACGCCGAGCTTCATGCGTCGCAACTTCGGCCCGCTGCAGACAACGAAGGAGTGGGAGAAGCTCGACGCCTACTACAACGTCGACAACGGCACCGGCATGTTGCGCGGCATCTACACGCAGGGCAACTTCGCCATCGCGCCGATCTTTGCGCAGTGGATCGCTCCGCTGAAGGACATGGGTGTCACCACGGTGACGACGCGCAACACCGGCGGCACCGATCACCTCTCCTTCGACGCAGTGGGCTTGCCCGGCTTCCAGTTCATCCAGGACCCGATGGACTACGAAACGCGCACGCATCATTCGGACATGGACACGGTCGATCGCTTGCACGCGGCGGACCTCGAGCAGATGGCGATCGTCGAAGCGATCTTCCTCTGGAACACCAGCCAGCGCGAAGCGATGATGCCTCGCAAACCGTTTCCGCATCCTGAAGATGACACCAAGCTCGGCGCACCGCTGAAGGGGATCTACCCCAACGCAGTGGAAGAGTCGAAGTAA
- a CDS encoding NADP-dependent oxidoreductase — protein sequence MKAVLLHEYGKPSLLKWEDAEDPKPGKGEILVRVQAASVNPVDFKRRSGAAAEKFPVQFPGILGRDFAGVIRELGEGVENFAVGDRVFGMAWETYAELCVVKADVIAKIPEGVDITTAAAIPLVAATGDQLIRDAAKAQKGDAIVLTGMTGSVGRCAAFTAKELEVKVIGGVRKKSLDEARALGAVDAIDLEDDKSIALLGFVDAVADTVGGAAGTKLIGKVKAGGNYGSIVGVPKNASLHPTVNTCAIMAHPAPETYVHFAEAIRDGKLSLPIERVMPMTDAAEAHAMAEKGGVGKIVLTA from the coding sequence ATGAAAGCTGTTCTGTTGCATGAGTACGGCAAGCCGAGCTTGCTGAAGTGGGAAGACGCCGAAGACCCCAAGCCAGGTAAGGGTGAGATTCTCGTTCGTGTACAAGCGGCGAGCGTGAACCCAGTCGACTTCAAGCGTCGCTCCGGCGCTGCGGCGGAGAAGTTTCCGGTACAGTTTCCGGGCATCCTCGGTCGCGACTTCGCCGGCGTGATTCGCGAGCTCGGCGAAGGCGTCGAGAACTTCGCTGTCGGTGATCGCGTCTTCGGCATGGCCTGGGAGACCTACGCCGAGCTGTGTGTGGTGAAGGCCGATGTGATCGCGAAGATCCCCGAAGGCGTGGACATTACCACCGCTGCTGCGATCCCTCTTGTTGCTGCAACAGGTGATCAGTTGATTCGCGACGCCGCAAAGGCACAGAAGGGCGATGCGATCGTGCTTACGGGCATGACCGGCAGCGTTGGTCGTTGCGCTGCATTCACCGCGAAGGAACTCGAGGTGAAGGTGATTGGCGGCGTACGCAAGAAGTCCCTCGATGAAGCGCGCGCTCTCGGAGCGGTGGATGCGATCGACCTCGAGGACGACAAGAGCATAGCGCTGCTAGGCTTTGTCGACGCCGTGGCGGACACCGTGGGTGGCGCCGCTGGCACCAAGCTCATCGGCAAGGTGAAGGCCGGCGGAAACTACGGCAGCATCGTTGGCGTGCCCAAGAACGCGTCGCTGCATCCCACGGTGAACACCTGCGCGATCATGGCGCATCCCGCGCCGGAGACGTACGTGCACTTCGCCGAAGCCATCCGCGATGGCAAGCTCTCGTTGCCGATCGAACGCGTGATGCCGATGACGGACGCGGCCGAAGCCCATGCCATGGCAGAGAAGGGCGGCGTGGGCAAGATTGTCCTCACCGCGTAA
- a CDS encoding SRPBCC family protein: MFEIRDTIMIQAPIERVFALSTNVAIVQLTLGMKPVDAPESIVANSRVHWRGWKFGMPTEHHTLITGYKAPHPSGDWMKAFFQDSQAQGRFAHFHHDHFFTQHKREASTVLEDRVHFSLAWWMGSKLAERFLLAPYIRRLLWTRFALLKQLAEGEGWREYIAG, translated from the coding sequence ATGTTTGAGATTCGCGACACCATCATGATTCAAGCCCCGATCGAGCGCGTCTTCGCGCTCTCGACCAATGTGGCCATCGTGCAACTCACGCTGGGCATGAAGCCCGTCGATGCGCCTGAGTCCATCGTCGCCAACAGCCGCGTGCATTGGCGTGGATGGAAGTTCGGTATGCCCACTGAGCATCACACGCTGATCACCGGGTACAAAGCGCCGCACCCCAGCGGCGACTGGATGAAGGCGTTCTTTCAAGACTCACAGGCGCAGGGCCGCTTCGCACACTTCCATCACGATCACTTCTTTACGCAGCACAAACGCGAAGCCAGCACGGTGCTCGAAGACCGCGTGCACTTCTCGCTCGCATGGTGGATGGGCAGCAAGCTCGCTGAACGCTTTCTGCTTGCGCCCTACATTCGACGCTTACTCTGGACGCGTTTCGCGTTGCTCAAGCAGCTTGCGGAAGGTGAAGGCTGGCGCGAGTACATCGCTGGCTAA
- a CDS encoding major royal jelly family protein — MLRASLLCCSLLALPLMPLAQTTASSLEVVARIEHPDFSGIAITPDGRMFLGFPRHDVDHNEATLAEYKDGKLTPYPNREISLPGIADPAKRLVSVHGMTTDTRGRLWLIDDGKEAGKPIVNGAVKVVGIDPGTNKVIAWLTLPSGVWLPKSHMNDLRVDLTHGAQGTVFITDSSFGDEPALVVVDVATGKARRLFEHSRFTAADPQLLAYLEGRPHRYNKEHAEMPQGGADGIELSADSATLYWTAISGRKLWAAPTALLADANASAAQLDAAVKDLGERPLADGLARDPQGRLLFGAYDQRSLLRREADGRFTLIVHDDRLSWPDGLFAQGGYLYVTLGQYNRLPSMNGGHDLRQPPYEIVRVKLPQ, encoded by the coding sequence ATGCTGCGTGCCAGCCTGCTTTGCTGCTCTCTGCTTGCTCTGCCTTTAATGCCTCTTGCGCAAACTACAGCGTCGTCGCTGGAAGTTGTTGCTCGCATTGAGCATCCTGATTTTTCAGGCATCGCCATCACGCCGGACGGCCGGATGTTTCTTGGATTCCCGCGGCATGATGTGGACCACAACGAGGCCACGCTCGCCGAATATAAAGACGGCAAGCTAACGCCGTACCCCAACCGCGAGATTTCGTTGCCCGGCATCGCCGATCCAGCCAAGCGGCTCGTGAGCGTTCATGGCATGACGACGGATACGCGTGGCCGCCTATGGCTGATCGACGATGGCAAAGAAGCGGGCAAGCCGATCGTGAACGGGGCGGTGAAGGTCGTCGGCATTGATCCGGGGACAAACAAGGTGATCGCATGGTTGACGCTCCCTTCGGGAGTCTGGCTGCCGAAGAGTCACATGAATGACCTGCGCGTCGACCTGACGCATGGAGCGCAAGGCACGGTCTTCATCACGGACTCGAGCTTCGGAGATGAGCCTGCGTTGGTCGTGGTCGATGTCGCCACAGGCAAAGCGCGACGCCTCTTCGAGCACTCACGCTTTACGGCTGCTGATCCGCAACTGCTCGCGTACCTCGAAGGCAGGCCGCATCGCTACAACAAGGAGCACGCGGAGATGCCGCAAGGCGGAGCCGATGGTATTGAGTTAAGCGCAGACAGTGCGACGCTCTATTGGACGGCGATCAGCGGGCGCAAACTATGGGCCGCCCCCACAGCTCTGCTCGCGGATGCAAACGCGAGTGCGGCGCAACTCGATGCTGCGGTGAAGGACCTCGGCGAGCGTCCGCTGGCCGATGGCCTCGCTCGCGATCCGCAGGGGCGACTGCTCTTCGGCGCATACGATCAGCGCAGTCTTCTCCGTCGTGAAGCGGACGGTCGCTTCACGTTGATCGTGCATGATGATCGGCTGAGCTGGCCGGACGGATTGTTTGCGCAGGGCGGTTATCTCTACGTTACGCTCGGGCAGTACAACCGCTTGCCGAGCATGAACGGCGGGCACGATCTGCGACAGCCACCGTATGAGATTGTCCGCGTGAAGCTGCCGCAATAG
- a CDS encoding SRPBCC family protein — translation MQTVTLTTKIAAPIERCFLLSLSIDLHQQSASATGERAIAGVTHGIIGANETVKWRGKHFGLWLTHTTIISGYESPRWFQDSMMHGLFKSFVHDHYIEPQRDGSTLMRDELSFAAPLGLLGTLVEKIELREHMRSFLIERNDVIRRVAESGDEWQQYLPPAL, via the coding sequence GTGCAGACCGTTACGCTCACAACGAAGATCGCAGCGCCCATCGAGCGCTGCTTTCTTTTGTCCTTGTCGATTGATCTGCATCAACAGAGCGCGAGCGCAACCGGCGAGCGTGCCATCGCTGGTGTGACGCACGGCATCATCGGTGCGAATGAAACCGTGAAGTGGCGCGGCAAGCACTTCGGTCTCTGGCTCACGCATACGACGATCATCAGTGGCTACGAGAGTCCGCGCTGGTTTCAAGACTCCATGATGCACGGTCTCTTCAAGAGCTTCGTACATGATCACTACATCGAACCGCAGAGAGATGGGTCGACGCTCATGCGGGATGAGTTGAGCTTCGCCGCACCGCTTGGTCTGCTCGGAACCCTTGTCGAGAAGATAGAATTACGCGAACACATGCGTTCCTTCCTGATCGAGCGCAATGATGTGATTCGGCGCGTGGCCGAATCCGGCGACGAGTGGCAGCAGTATCTTCCTCCTGCACTCTAG
- a CDS encoding phytanoyl-CoA dioxygenase family protein codes for MHLDLQQLESAGYCMVPALLSAHEVADLIKIIEVQAQSERGRGGVRDVLDNVPALRAIADHASVRSVVNQVLGEDAFLVRSILFDKTDAANWKVPWHQDVTIAVQERHDAAGYGPWSLKQGVVHVQPPTTVLEQMLTVRIHLDPCPSSNGALRVMPGTHKLGRIDQDLAPDYVREPETVTCEAVIGEALVMRPLLLHASSASTQPAHRRILHFDFANAVLADGLAWNMRSRA; via the coding sequence GTGCACCTTGATCTTCAACAACTCGAAAGCGCGGGCTACTGTATGGTGCCCGCGCTTTTGTCTGCGCACGAAGTTGCGGACCTCATCAAGATCATCGAGGTCCAAGCTCAGTCTGAACGCGGCCGTGGTGGTGTTCGTGATGTGCTCGACAACGTGCCCGCGTTACGCGCAATAGCCGATCACGCAAGCGTCCGTTCCGTCGTCAATCAAGTGCTCGGTGAAGATGCATTTCTTGTGCGCTCGATCCTCTTCGATAAAACGGACGCTGCGAACTGGAAGGTGCCGTGGCATCAGGATGTGACGATAGCAGTGCAGGAACGCCATGACGCCGCAGGTTACGGCCCGTGGTCACTCAAGCAAGGCGTTGTGCATGTGCAGCCTCCAACGACGGTGCTCGAGCAGATGCTTACGGTGCGCATTCATCTGGATCCATGTCCATCAAGCAATGGAGCGTTGCGTGTGATGCCTGGCACGCACAAGCTTGGACGTATTGATCAAGACCTCGCCCCCGATTATGTGAGGGAGCCAGAGACGGTTACATGTGAGGCTGTTATTGGCGAAGCTCTCGTAATGCGTCCACTACTTCTTCATGCTTCCTCTGCATCGACACAACCAGCGCATCGTCGCATACTGCACTTCGATTTCGCAAATGCAGTATTAGCGGATGGCCTAGCTTGGAATATGCGGAGCAGAGCTTAG
- the thrS gene encoding threonine--tRNA ligase, with translation MSDMIQVQLPDGSVREVARGTTPFDIASSISPRLASAVVVARVRPLTTVATTEDADTEAKAEQSEEAMYGGETTGERIVDLKAPLTEDVALELLKETDPAALRVVRHSAAHVMATAILELFPETKLGHGPATDNGFFYDVYREVPFTEADLAAIEARMAEVVARDEPFVRVDETREQGLEEYAAKGEFMKLHFIERFTRPGDTISLYKNGEFTDFCRGPHVPSTARVKAFKVMSIAGAYWLGNENNQQLQRIYGTAFFSQKDLDAHFKHLEEIKARDHRVLGKQLDLFSIQEVAGAGLIFWHPKGGLIRKTMEDWMRDECVRRGYQLVYTPHIMRRELWKISGHEGFYSENMYPPMELDDAEYRLKPMNCPGHILIYKSTPKSYRDLPQRYAELGNVYRYERSGTMHGLLRVRGFTQDDAHVFCTPEQVVGEIEACLDFAEAVLKTFGFKEYRVELSTRDPKKPGEFVGTVEDWARAEGALNDVLKGRGLNFQSFPGEAAFYGPKIDVKLVDVLGRLWQLSTVQFDFNLPKRFEIEYVGEDGERHQPVMVHRALFGSVERFFGVLIEHYAGSFPLWLAPVQVGLVPISNEKHLAYAEELKTRLEAAGLRVELDASNGKMQGKIRDFGVAKVPFILVVGDKEAQTDSVSVRTRGKGDQGSATVEEFIARAKQLVTDHSMEL, from the coding sequence ATGAGTGACATGATCCAAGTCCAGCTTCCTGACGGCTCGGTGCGCGAAGTTGCGCGCGGAACGACGCCGTTCGATATCGCCTCGAGCATTTCGCCTCGCCTTGCCTCCGCCGTCGTGGTCGCGCGCGTGCGCCCGCTCACGACCGTCGCCACGACCGAAGACGCTGACACCGAAGCCAAGGCCGAGCAGAGCGAAGAAGCCATGTACGGTGGCGAAACCACCGGCGAGCGCATCGTCGACCTCAAGGCTCCGCTGACCGAAGACGTCGCGCTCGAGCTGCTGAAGGAGACTGACCCTGCAGCGCTTCGCGTCGTGCGCCACTCGGCCGCTCACGTCATGGCGACGGCGATCCTCGAACTCTTCCCCGAGACGAAGCTCGGCCACGGCCCCGCCACCGACAACGGCTTCTTCTACGACGTGTACCGCGAGGTGCCGTTCACCGAAGCCGACCTCGCTGCCATCGAAGCACGCATGGCCGAGGTCGTCGCGCGTGATGAACCGTTCGTGCGCGTGGACGAAACCCGCGAGCAGGGACTCGAAGAGTACGCCGCCAAGGGCGAGTTCATGAAGCTCCACTTCATCGAGCGCTTCACCAGGCCTGGCGACACCATCTCGCTCTACAAGAACGGCGAGTTCACCGACTTCTGCCGCGGACCGCACGTACCCAGCACCGCACGCGTGAAGGCGTTCAAGGTGATGTCGATCGCTGGCGCCTACTGGCTCGGCAACGAGAACAACCAGCAGTTGCAGCGCATCTACGGCACGGCGTTCTTCTCGCAGAAGGACCTGGACGCGCACTTCAAGCACCTTGAAGAGATCAAGGCGCGCGACCATCGCGTGCTCGGCAAGCAGCTCGACCTCTTCAGCATTCAGGAAGTCGCCGGCGCGGGCCTCATCTTCTGGCACCCGAAGGGCGGCCTCATCCGCAAGACGATGGAAGACTGGATGCGCGACGAGTGCGTGCGCCGTGGCTATCAGCTTGTGTACACGCCGCACATCATGCGTCGCGAGCTCTGGAAGATCTCCGGCCACGAAGGCTTCTACTCGGAGAACATGTACCCGCCGATGGAGCTGGACGATGCCGAGTATCGCCTGAAGCCCATGAACTGCCCGGGCCACATCCTCATCTACAAGTCAACGCCGAAGAGCTACCGCGACCTGCCGCAGCGCTACGCTGAGCTTGGCAACGTGTACCGCTACGAGCGTTCGGGCACGATGCATGGCCTGCTGCGCGTGCGCGGCTTTACGCAGGATGACGCACACGTCTTCTGCACGCCCGAGCAGGTCGTCGGCGAAATTGAGGCTTGCCTCGACTTTGCCGAAGCTGTGCTGAAGACCTTCGGCTTCAAGGAGTATCGCGTCGAGCTTTCGACGCGCGATCCGAAGAAGCCCGGCGAGTTCGTTGGCACGGTCGAGGACTGGGCACGCGCTGAAGGCGCATTGAACGATGTGCTCAAGGGCCGCGGCCTCAACTTCCAGAGCTTCCCCGGCGAAGCCGCCTTCTACGGCCCGAAGATCGACGTGAAGCTCGTCGACGTTCTTGGCCGACTCTGGCAGCTTTCGACGGTGCAGTTCGACTTCAACCTGCCCAAGCGCTTCGAGATCGAGTACGTGGGCGAGGATGGCGAACGTCACCAGCCGGTGATGGTGCACCGCGCGCTGTTTGGCTCGGTCGAACGCTTCTTCGGTGTGCTCATCGAGCACTACGCGGGCTCCTTCCCTCTGTGGCTCGCGCCGGTGCAGGTGGGCCTGGTGCCGATCTCCAACGAGAAGCATCTCGCCTACGCCGAGGAGCTGAAGACGCGCCTCGAGGCCGCAGGCCTGCGCGTCGAACTCGACGCCAGCAACGGCAAGATGCAGGGCAAGATCCGCGACTTCGGCGTGGCGAAGGTGCCGTTCATCCTCGTCGTCGGCGACAAAGAAGCGCAGACCGATTCGGTCAGCGTCCGCACGCGCGGCAAGGGTGATCAAGGCTCGGCAACGGTCGAAGAGTTCATTGCTCGCGCCAAGCAACTCGTCACGGATCACTCGATGGAGCTGTAG
- the accD gene encoding acetyl-CoA carboxylase, carboxyltransferase subunit beta: protein MSWFKRQDHEIVPTPDHEVRTQGLWIKCDQCNKTLWKADLEANMNVCPNCGKHFRIDARQRIALLLDEGYQMVDGDLVTTDPLEFCDLKPYKDRLKQAQKKTGMNDAILNAVGTINGQPVVLSVMAFEFIGGSMGAVVGETIARAVDRALAEKKPLIIVSASGGARMMEGIASLMQLAKVSAGLAKMDDEKVPYISLMTDPTTGGVTASFAMLGDLNIAEPGALIGFAGPRVIEQTIRQKLPEGFQRSEFLLEHGFLDAVVSRKDLKAYLANAFQWMLGAKSAA, encoded by the coding sequence ATGAGTTGGTTTAAACGCCAGGACCATGAGATCGTTCCCACGCCGGACCACGAAGTCCGCACGCAGGGGCTTTGGATCAAGTGCGACCAGTGCAACAAGACGCTCTGGAAGGCTGATCTCGAGGCCAACATGAACGTCTGCCCCAACTGCGGCAAGCACTTCCGCATCGACGCACGCCAGCGCATCGCGCTGCTGCTCGACGAAGGCTACCAGATGGTGGACGGCGACCTCGTCACGACGGATCCGCTGGAGTTCTGCGACCTCAAGCCCTATAAGGACCGCTTGAAGCAGGCGCAGAAGAAGACCGGCATGAACGACGCGATCCTCAACGCGGTGGGCACCATCAACGGTCAGCCTGTGGTGCTGAGCGTAATGGCGTTTGAGTTTATTGGCGGCTCGATGGGCGCGGTAGTGGGTGAGACGATCGCTCGCGCGGTGGACCGTGCGCTGGCGGAGAAGAAGCCGCTGATCATCGTCTCTGCTTCGGGCGGCGCGCGCATGATGGAAGGCATCGCCAGCCTCATGCAGCTTGCGAAGGTATCTGCCGGGCTCGCGAAGATGGACGACGAGAAAGTGCCGTACATCTCGCTGATGACCGACCCGACCACCGGTGGCGTGACCGCCAGCTTTGCGATGCTTGGCGACCTGAACATCGCTGAACCGGGCGCGCTGATTGGCTTTGCGGGACCGCGCGTAATCGAGCAGACGATTCGCCAGAAGCTGCCTGAGGGCTTCCAGCGCTCGGAGTTTCTGCTGGAGCACGGCTTCCTCGACGCGGTGGTTTCGCGCAAGGATTTGAAGGCTTATCTGGCGAACGCCTTCCAGTGGATGCTCGGCGCGAAGTCTGCGGCATAA
- a CDS encoding class I SAM-dependent methyltransferase, giving the protein MIHAQPSKTALRVALRRAAHQLHDDKPLVFEDPLAVCILPPAQRQELTKIPDKSRKPHSGGLRAWMVARSKLSEDLLAASVAKGVAQQYLVLGAGLDTFAYRNPHESVQVFEVDHPATQLWKFECLANAHIQTPANAHHVAVDFEHDSLEERLRASGFRFDQPTVIAWLGVVPYLTDAGFRATINTLGKLPAGSQLVFDYALHRELLSPEEQLQRDSMSARVAQVGEPFRLSFSQDELAAELKRAGWILRGSLSSDGLNLRYFDGRGDGLRLLGSSGQLAVAEHAQTEL; this is encoded by the coding sequence ATGATTCACGCACAGCCTTCAAAGACCGCGCTGCGTGTGGCGTTGCGCCGCGCCGCGCATCAGCTACACGACGACAAGCCGCTGGTGTTTGAGGATCCGCTCGCCGTGTGCATCTTGCCGCCTGCGCAGCGGCAGGAGCTGACGAAGATTCCCGACAAGAGCCGCAAGCCGCACTCCGGTGGCCTGCGCGCGTGGATGGTTGCGCGCTCCAAGCTTTCAGAAGACCTGCTCGCTGCAAGCGTGGCGAAGGGCGTGGCGCAGCAGTACCTCGTGCTCGGCGCCGGGCTCGACACCTTCGCGTATCGCAACCCGCACGAGAGCGTGCAGGTCTTTGAAGTCGATCATCCGGCAACGCAGCTTTGGAAGTTTGAGTGTCTTGCCAACGCGCACATTCAAACGCCCGCGAACGCGCATCATGTCGCCGTGGACTTCGAGCACGACTCGCTGGAAGAACGGTTGCGCGCGTCCGGCTTTCGCTTCGATCAGCCGACGGTGATTGCGTGGCTCGGTGTGGTGCCCTACCTCACCGACGCAGGTTTCCGCGCGACGATCAACACACTCGGCAAGCTGCCCGCAGGTAGTCAACTCGTCTTCGACTACGCGCTGCATCGCGAGCTGCTTTCGCCCGAGGAGCAGCTTCAACGCGACAGCATGAGTGCCCGTGTCGCGCAAGTCGGCGAGCCATTTCGGCTGTCCTTCTCGCAAGACGAACTCGCAGCAGAATTGAAGCGGGCGGGGTGGATTTTGCGGGGGAGCCTAAGCAGCGACGGTCTGAATCTGCGGTACTTCGACGGTCGCGGCGAT